The Takifugu flavidus isolate HTHZ2018 chromosome 17, ASM371156v2, whole genome shotgun sequence genome contains a region encoding:
- the mc4r gene encoding melanocortin receptor 4, producing the protein MNATDPPGRVQDFSNGSQTPETDFPNEEKESSTGCYEQMLISTEVFLTLGIISLLENILVVAAIVKNKNLHSPMYFFICSLAVADMLVSVSNASETIVIALINSGTLTIPATLIKSMDNVFDSMICSSLLASICSLLAIAVDRYITIFYALRYHNIVTLRRASLVISSIWTCCTVSGVLFIVYSESTTVLICLITMFFTMLVLMASLYVHMFLLARLHMKRIAAMPGNAPIHQRANLKGAITLTILLGVFVVCWAPFFLHLILMITCPKNPYCTCFMSHFNMYLILIMCNSVIDPIIYAFRSQEMRKTFKEIFCCSQMLVCM; encoded by the coding sequence ATGAACGCCACCGATCCCCCTGGGAGGGTGCAGGACTTCAGCAACGGGAGCCAAACCCCGGAGACGGACTTTCCAAACGAGGAGAAGGAATCGTCTACGGGATGCTACGAGCAGATGCTGATCTCCACGGAGGTGTTCCTGACTCTGGGAATCATCAGCCTGCTGGAGAACATCCTGGTGGTCGCCGCTATAGTGAAGAACAAGAATCTCCACTCGCCCATGTactttttcatctgcagcctggCCGTGGCCGACATGCTCGTGAGCGTCTCCAACGCCTCCGAGACGATCGTCATAGCGCTCATCAACAGCGGCACGCTGACCATCCCCGCCACGCTGATCAAGAGCATGGACAACGTGTTTGACTCCATGATCTGCAGCTCTTTGCTGGCGTCCATCTGCAGCCTGCTCGCCATCGCCGTCGACCGCTACATCACCATCTTCTACGCCCTGCGCTACCACAACATCGTCACCCTGCGGAGAGCCTCGCTGGTCATCAGCAGCATCTGGACGTGCTGCACCGTGTCCGGCGTGCTCTTCATCGTCTACTCGGAGAGCACCACCGTGCTCATCTGCCTCATCACCATGTTCTTCACCATGCTGGTGCTCATGGCCTCCCTCTACGTCCACATGTTCCTGCTGGCGCGCCTGCACATGAAGCGGATCGCGGCGATGCCGGGCAACGCGCCCATCCACCAGAGAGCCAACCTGAAGGGCGCCATCACCCTCACCATCCTCCTGGGAGTGTTTGTGGTCTGCTGGGCGCCTTTCTTCCTTCACCTCATCCTCATGATCACCTGCCCCAAGAACCCATACTGCACGTGCTTCATGTCCCACTTCAACATGtacctcatcctcatcatgtGCAACTCCGTCATCGACCCCATCATCTACGCCTTTCGCAGCCAGGAGATGAGAAAAACCTTCAAGGAGATCTTCTGCTGCTCCCAAATGCTGGTGTGCATGTGA